In the Methanobacterium alcaliphilum genome, one interval contains:
- a CDS encoding DegT/DnrJ/EryC1/StrS family aminotransferase, whose translation MNLQFKKPSSKTQKLMSKTALNPKIAHRIAPEITVAEENVKKITQHNHAKIVNSGNSAIMSVMNSINGPFIFPDQGAWSGLKKIANFLNQEYNLIPTEKGLIYPDLLEEYLNTQKVVPSALFLTSFAGYTGEQPIKELYDVCHQNGILLIEDASGSVGDVEKRLCNGTHTDVIIASTGSPKIVNVGNGGFISTNDPQILQKSAFLLKMLRADPITCAGMVQEIKNASSSLSKTIEACNFLKKNILTVFHKDKRGINVIVPSRDPKTDSYKLRQLINADGKSIITKCPLYDRVLEKAVCIEIKNLDAACLNKNTLVEIKEHVHNILF comes from the coding sequence TTGAATCTACAATTTAAAAAGCCCTCTTCAAAAACACAGAAATTAATGAGCAAAACCGCCTTGAACCCCAAAATAGCTCATAGAATTGCCCCAGAAATTACAGTGGCAGAAGAAAATGTGAAAAAAATAACCCAACACAATCATGCTAAAATAGTTAACAGTGGAAATTCTGCCATAATGTCTGTTATGAATTCAATTAACGGCCCCTTTATTTTTCCAGATCAGGGCGCCTGGAGCGGTTTAAAGAAAATTGCAAATTTTTTAAACCAAGAATATAATTTAATCCCCACTGAAAAAGGTTTGATTTATCCAGATCTCCTTGAAGAATATTTAAATACGCAAAAAGTAGTTCCTTCTGCATTATTTCTAACTAGTTTTGCAGGTTACACTGGAGAACAACCTATTAAAGAATTATATGATGTCTGTCACCAAAATGGAATTTTACTAATAGAAGATGCCTCTGGAAGTGTAGGTGATGTTGAGAAAAGATTATGCAATGGTACACACACCGATGTTATAATAGCATCAACTGGTTCTCCGAAAATTGTAAATGTTGGAAACGGAGGTTTTATCTCCACCAATGACCCTCAAATTCTTCAAAAATCCGCTTTTTTATTGAAAATGTTAAGAGCAGACCCCATAACTTGTGCAGGTATGGTTCAAGAAATAAAAAATGCAAGTTCTAGTTTATCCAAAACAATTGAAGCTTGTAATTTTCTTAAAAAAAATATTTTAACGGTTTTTCATAAAGATAAAAGAGGTATTAATGTTATTGTTCCATCTAGAGATCCAAAAACTGATTCTTATAAATTACGGCAATTAATAAATGCAGATGGGAAAAGTATCATAACCAAATGCCCCCTTTATGACCGTGTCCTTGAAAAAGCTGTTTGTATAGAAATTAAAAATTTAGATGCTGCTTGTTTAAACAAAAATACCCTCGTAGAAATAAAAGAGCATGTCCATAACATACTCTTTTAA
- the cgi121 gene encoding KEOPS complex subunit Cgi121: protein MKIQEDMPRIIIMGFKSEINNVKSTLNQVNSILKDSSDCTIQLLNAKAVAGKEHILHATIHAILSFKRKNNIANDLGMEICVRTSAQRQISRAIKILGLKEGSMDICAVFVGCSNDMVSEVNSIFKRDDSILDADESILKEIYNIKNEEIGLMGNVNYILMEKSTTLILDT from the coding sequence ATGAAAATTCAGGAAGATATGCCTCGTATTATTATCATGGGATTCAAATCAGAAATTAATAATGTAAAGAGTACATTGAATCAAGTAAATTCAATTTTAAAGGATTCAAGCGATTGTACAATACAATTATTAAATGCTAAAGCAGTTGCAGGAAAAGAACATATTTTACACGCTACAATACATGCTATATTGTCATTTAAGAGAAAAAATAATATAGCAAATGATTTAGGAATGGAAATTTGTGTTAGAACCTCGGCACAGCGACAAATATCTCGAGCTATTAAGATTTTAGGGCTTAAAGAGGGTTCTATGGATATCTGCGCAGTTTTTGTGGGATGTTCTAATGATATGGTAAGTGAAGTGAATTCTATTTTCAAACGGGATGATAGTATTTTAGATGCAGATGAATCTATTTTAAAAGAGATATACAATATAAAAAATGAAGAAATAGGTTTAATGGGTAACGTGAACTATATTCTAATGGAAAAATCCACGACTTTAATTTTAGATACATGA
- a CDS encoding (R)-citramalate synthase, translating to MSVQVRFLDTTLRDGEQTPGVSLTPDEKLRIALKLDNLGVDIIEAGSAITSKGEREGIKKITSEGLSAEICSFARAVKVDIDAALECDVDSVHLVVPTSDLHLKHKLRKTREEVLQQSIESTQYAVDHGLIVELSAEDSTRSDMDYLSQIFEEGIGVGAKRICACDTVGMLTPEKSHDFYSQLSKLGAPLSVHCHNDFGLAVANSLSALRAGASEVHATINGIGERAGNASLEEVAVALHSLYGTKTDINIQQLYETSKMVARLTGVYLQPNKAIVGENAFAHESGIHADGVIKKAETYEPITPELVGHQRRFVMGKHIGTKLLQKRVDELGLKVNQGQLMQIFERVKSLGDMGKCVTDVDLQAITEDVLGFVQEKMVDLEEVTIVSGNKVIPTASVKLKIDDKDILEAGVGLGPVDAAIVAIKKSIADFADIELEEYHVDAITGGTDALIDVIVKLRYEDRVISARSTQPDIIMASVEAYLSGVNRLLADKKEDIKS from the coding sequence ATTTCAGTGCAAGTCAGATTTTTAGATACTACGCTTAGGGATGGAGAACAGACCCCTGGAGTTTCATTAACTCCTGATGAAAAACTTAGAATAGCTCTTAAATTGGATAATTTAGGAGTGGATATTATTGAGGCTGGATCGGCTATTACTTCTAAAGGCGAAAGGGAAGGAATTAAAAAAATTACAAGCGAAGGTCTTTCTGCGGAAATCTGTAGTTTTGCACGAGCTGTAAAGGTAGATATAGATGCTGCATTAGAATGTGATGTGGATAGTGTACATCTGGTTGTTCCTACTTCTGATTTGCATTTAAAACATAAACTTAGAAAAACTCGAGAAGAGGTTCTACAGCAATCAATTGAAAGTACTCAGTATGCAGTCGATCATGGATTAATTGTTGAATTATCTGCAGAGGATTCTACACGTAGTGATATGGATTATCTTTCTCAAATATTCGAAGAAGGAATTGGGGTTGGAGCTAAACGGATATGTGCATGTGATACTGTGGGGATGCTCACTCCTGAGAAATCTCACGATTTTTACAGTCAATTAAGCAAATTAGGTGCGCCTTTAAGTGTGCACTGTCATAATGACTTTGGTCTTGCTGTTGCCAATTCATTATCTGCTTTAAGAGCAGGTGCCAGTGAAGTTCATGCCACTATAAATGGTATTGGTGAGAGAGCGGGAAATGCTTCATTAGAAGAAGTTGCTGTTGCACTTCATTCATTGTATGGAACAAAAACAGATATTAATATTCAACAGTTGTATGAAACCTCTAAAATGGTTGCGAGGTTAACTGGTGTTTATTTACAACCTAATAAAGCTATAGTTGGGGAAAATGCTTTTGCACATGAGTCTGGAATACATGCAGATGGTGTTATCAAAAAAGCAGAGACTTATGAACCTATAACTCCTGAATTGGTTGGCCATCAGAGAAGATTTGTTATGGGTAAACATATTGGTACTAAACTTCTCCAGAAACGTGTCGATGAACTTGGATTGAAAGTAAATCAGGGGCAATTGATGCAGATCTTTGAAAGAGTTAAATCATTAGGTGATATGGGTAAATGTGTCACTGATGTGGATCTTCAGGCAATAACTGAGGATGTATTAGGATTTGTTCAGGAGAAAATGGTTGATTTAGAAGAAGTAACCATTGTTTCTGGTAATAAAGTCATACCTACGGCATCAGTAAAGCTTAAAATAGATGATAAAGATATTTTGGAAGCCGGTGTAGGTTTAGGTCCAGTCGATGCGGCAATTGTGGCAATAAAGAAAAGTATTGCTGATTTTGCAGATATTGAATTGGAAGAGTATCACGTAGATGCTATCACTGGAGGTACTGATGCCCTTATTGATGTTATTGTTAAACTCAGATATGAAGATAGGGTTATCAGTGCTAGGAGTACCCAACCTGATATTATCATGGCCAGTGTGGAAGCATACTTGAGTGGAGTAAACAGGCTTCTGGCAGATAAAAAGGAAGATATTAAATCTTAA
- a CDS encoding TIGR01177 family methyltransferase — MEIFLILSREHETLPSGEVKAVLEAEEIEYDIKYDEGGVMVIDSPAKITSILGKRMGYAHEICDLLFETTLENLEKDFTSFNWSSVLEKDFAVRVKKIESITELDSLKTEKKLGNIVKSQSNNVKVNLESPLTFIRILVAGSKVMVGKRSFKINKKHFYELKPHKRPFFYPGSMSPKLARCMVNLSRIKKGDLLMDPFCGTGGILIEAGIVGARLIGTDIDEKMVNGTVENLKHCGISDFHIFQSDARNLDLEEKVRAVVTDPPYGISASTAGEDSGKLYSDFLISVSDNMVEKGRICMATPHYVDVNELIKGTKFKILERHEIRMHKSLTRVISIMEKND; from the coding sequence ATGGAAATATTTCTAATTTTATCAAGAGAACATGAAACACTCCCTTCCGGTGAGGTAAAAGCAGTTTTAGAAGCTGAAGAGATAGAATATGATATAAAGTATGATGAGGGGGGAGTAATGGTTATTGATTCTCCTGCAAAAATTACATCAATTTTAGGCAAAAGAATGGGCTATGCCCATGAAATTTGCGATCTCCTTTTTGAAACTACTTTAGAAAACTTGGAAAAAGATTTCACTTCATTTAATTGGAGTAGTGTCCTGGAAAAAGACTTTGCAGTACGAGTAAAAAAAATCGAATCAATAACTGAATTAGATTCTTTAAAAACGGAAAAAAAGTTGGGAAATATTGTCAAATCTCAGTCAAATAATGTTAAAGTCAATTTAGAGAGTCCTTTAACATTTATTAGGATACTAGTAGCTGGTTCAAAAGTAATGGTGGGTAAAAGGAGTTTTAAGATTAATAAAAAACATTTTTATGAACTCAAACCACATAAAAGGCCATTTTTTTACCCCGGTTCTATGAGCCCAAAACTTGCGCGGTGTATGGTCAATCTTTCACGTATTAAAAAAGGGGATCTTTTAATGGATCCGTTTTGCGGTACAGGTGGAATCCTTATTGAAGCTGGAATAGTAGGGGCTAGGCTTATTGGCACTGATATTGATGAGAAAATGGTTAATGGTACTGTGGAAAATCTTAAACACTGTGGTATAAGTGATTTCCATATTTTTCAATCTGATGCGCGTAATTTAGATCTTGAAGAGAAAGTTCGCGCTGTGGTTACAGATCCACCTTACGGTATTTCTGCATCTACTGCTGGTGAAGATAGTGGAAAACTTTACAGTGATTTTTTAATATCTGTAAGTGATAATATGGTGGAAAAAGGCCGTATTTGCATGGCAACTCCTCATTATGTGGATGTTAATGAGTTGATTAAAGGTACAAAATTTAAAATATTAGAAAGACATGAAATAAGAATGCATAAAAGCTTGACCCGGGTCATTTCAATAATGGAAAAAAATGACTGA
- a CDS encoding geranylgeranyl reductase family protein, whose translation MNHYDILVVGAGPVGSTFARQMAEKGYNVGVLERKKQIGLPLQCAGLLAKKVKKVNILPDEFIINKVKGAYLHSPSDHILKVSKEKPEAFVLDRVKYDQYLAEIAISEGAQIMLQQNVCEVDLKSGRVRTNGGKELSADIIVDAGGHNSVLSKQLDPKSKKFEAAQYNLKFEGSIFEPEFVNLHVNEYISPGFIWCIPISENEVRIGLFGRDNYANLSIFLNKFIKSHYNETNFKIIKKHHGSIPIANFNKKIIKERSLLLGDAAAQVKPTTGGGLIIGFAAAKMASEAASNALDNEDLSLLNQYEIEYHQKYDKELKNQLRVQKTFEMLTNNDLDSMFLKLKEKGADELISEYGDMDDQYALIKEFIKRGLIFSILPSVLYRRVSEIWKYF comes from the coding sequence ATGAATCATTATGATATTTTGGTGGTTGGTGCAGGACCAGTAGGGTCTACTTTTGCCAGACAGATGGCTGAAAAGGGTTATAATGTAGGAGTTCTCGAAAGAAAAAAACAGATAGGTCTTCCTTTGCAATGTGCCGGGTTACTGGCTAAAAAGGTGAAAAAAGTCAATATACTGCCTGATGAATTTATTATTAATAAGGTAAAAGGGGCATATTTACATTCACCTTCAGATCATATTTTAAAAGTTTCAAAAGAAAAACCAGAAGCTTTTGTTTTAGATCGTGTCAAATATGATCAATATTTGGCTGAGATTGCAATCTCCGAGGGCGCTCAAATAATGCTTCAGCAGAATGTTTGTGAAGTTGATTTAAAATCAGGAAGAGTTAGAACTAATGGTGGTAAAGAATTATCTGCGGATATTATAGTTGATGCCGGAGGACATAATTCTGTTTTATCTAAACAATTAGATCCTAAATCTAAAAAATTTGAAGCGGCACAATATAATTTGAAATTTGAGGGATCAATATTCGAACCAGAATTTGTTAATTTACATGTTAATGAGTATATTTCACCAGGTTTTATATGGTGCATACCCATATCTGAAAATGAGGTCCGCATAGGTCTTTTTGGAAGAGATAATTATGCAAATTTAAGTATATTTTTGAATAAATTTATTAAATCTCATTATAATGAAACCAATTTTAAAATAATTAAAAAGCACCATGGTTCCATACCCATTGCTAATTTTAATAAAAAGATTATAAAAGAAAGATCCCTGCTTTTAGGTGATGCAGCTGCTCAGGTTAAACCCACAACTGGAGGCGGCTTAATAATCGGATTTGCTGCAGCAAAAATGGCCAGTGAAGCAGCTTCTAATGCTCTAGATAATGAGGACTTATCCTTATTAAATCAATATGAAATAGAATACCATCAAAAATATGATAAAGAACTTAAAAATCAGTTGAGAGTTCAAAAAACATTTGAAATGTTAACTAATAATGATCTGGATAGTATGTTCTTAAAATTAAAAGAAAAAGGGGCAGATGAGTTGATTTCGGAATATGGTGATATGGATGATCAATATGCTTTAATAAAAGAGTTCATCAAACGAGGACTTATCTTTTCTATTCTACCATCAGTTTTATACAGGAGGGTATCTGAAATATGGAAATATTTCTAA
- a CDS encoding PH domain-containing protein, whose product MFSRNRKKYAGERVLKRTRPNIFLHCKSVIIKIIIALLLISYFGSIVSFAAKLQMELVSYAHLPLVKWTVTVIVLLVLLLFFWSGWNLVSWRSMEYLLTNHRVVVQKGVIRRRKTYVHYEKIEDIAIYQSFLERILSSGDIEIYSGHENTLIVLEDVPHPEEIEYQINQLMESTFSNPRRSMPLPEKPKRKFSFSDPEYWNSVNNEEYDVPRRQNYETPEDFEDSKPPVGSNDQNDSSKPDKHIMERHSDKFKRKNR is encoded by the coding sequence ATGTTTAGTCGAAATAGAAAAAAATATGCTGGCGAGAGAGTTCTAAAGAGAACTAGGCCCAATATTTTTCTGCATTGTAAATCAGTAATTATCAAAATAATCATTGCTTTATTATTAATATCGTATTTTGGATCTATAGTTAGTTTTGCAGCTAAATTACAGATGGAACTTGTGAGTTATGCTCACTTACCTCTGGTAAAATGGACTGTTACAGTAATAGTTCTTTTGGTGTTGCTCCTATTTTTCTGGTCAGGATGGAATTTAGTCTCATGGCGAAGTATGGAGTATTTACTCACTAACCATAGGGTGGTTGTTCAAAAAGGTGTTATTCGCCGCAGAAAAACATATGTGCACTATGAAAAAATTGAAGATATTGCTATTTACCAGAGTTTTCTGGAGAGAATTTTATCATCAGGAGATATTGAAATATACAGTGGCCATGAAAATACACTCATTGTTTTAGAAGATGTTCCACACCCAGAAGAGATAGAATATCAAATTAATCAGCTAATGGAATCTACTTTTTCCAATCCCCGCAGATCCATGCCTTTACCTGAAAAACCTAAAAGAAAATTTTCATTTAGTGATCCGGAATATTGGAATTCTGTTAATAATGAGGAATATGATGTTCCTAGAAGACAAAATTATGAAACACCTGAAGATTTTGAAGATTCTAAACCTCCAGTTGGATCAAATGATCAAAATGATTCTTCAAAACCAGATAAACACATAATGGAACGACATTCTGATAAATTTAAAAGAAAAAACAGATAA
- a CDS encoding UPF0280 family protein translates to MNQEKIRMGETRINLITDLENHDISKLIFKERMVINEYIKRNPEFLTSLDPININDAPMIVKIMGKAARKAEVGPMAAVAGTISQLCLSYLSDNGSKHSIIDNGGDIALKTYKKVVTGLYAGNSSLSGEIGFQIKPQDTPMGICTSSGTVGHSISFGRSDAVTVFASHSSLADALATSIANYAQGKTDHDAVQNSLDRADNFREYFRGVMIVVGEQAGSIGKIPQLVKTDKKTVLGDLFEI, encoded by the coding sequence ATGAATCAAGAAAAAATCAGAATGGGTGAAACAAGGATAAATTTAATTACCGATCTTGAAAATCACGATATTTCCAAACTAATTTTTAAAGAAAGAATGGTGATTAACGAGTATATTAAAAGAAATCCTGAATTTTTAACTTCATTAGATCCCATTAACATAAATGATGCTCCTATGATTGTGAAAATTATGGGAAAAGCTGCAAGGAAAGCAGAAGTAGGCCCCATGGCTGCAGTGGCCGGTACCATTTCTCAACTTTGTTTAAGTTATCTCTCAGATAACGGATCAAAACACAGCATCATAGATAATGGCGGAGATATTGCTTTAAAAACTTATAAAAAAGTAGTTACAGGCCTTTATGCAGGAAATTCATCACTTTCGGGAGAAATTGGATTTCAGATAAAACCCCAAGATACACCTATGGGAATATGCACCTCCTCAGGGACAGTGGGTCATTCTATTAGTTTTGGTAGGTCAGATGCCGTGACTGTTTTTGCTTCTCACTCCAGTTTAGCTGATGCTCTGGCTACATCAATCGCTAATTATGCTCAGGGAAAAACAGATCACGACGCTGTTCAAAATTCCCTGGATAGGGCAGATAATTTTCGAGAATACTTTAGAGGAGTTATGATAGTTGTTGGAGAACAAGCCGGGAGCATTGGTAAAATTCCACAGCTGGTTAAAACAGATAAAAAAACAGTTTTAGGTGATTTATTTGAAATATGA
- a CDS encoding PsbP-related protein, which produces MLCPRCGTENKDNEKFCKKCSNQLAQENHENTRIKKKNSRLLVVLGYIFAVLSGIIGVVIGVYLYTRDNSYYKVHGRNIIIVAALVIIIGVGVSVFTFQSLNNLSSNQLDAPTTPQIETSQYSDNVFSFNYPKTWVINDTQSDSTGNAVYILDPQFAADSNALKATAVGIIYLSESSDVNKDNLVNDLTSAITNRVTTQKTTVTVDGVSATQSIVEGDNSQGHKSQYKIINWEKEDKIYIIACLARGSDLGNTLDSQKAYFDVIINSFQSK; this is translated from the coding sequence ATGCTTTGCCCAAGATGCGGAACCGAAAACAAAGACAATGAAAAATTTTGTAAAAAATGCAGCAATCAATTAGCACAAGAAAACCATGAAAACACGAGAATTAAAAAAAAGAATTCTCGATTACTGGTTGTATTGGGTTATATTTTCGCTGTTTTAAGTGGTATCATTGGTGTTGTCATTGGAGTATATCTTTATACTCGTGATAATTCTTACTACAAGGTCCACGGTAGAAATATCATAATCGTAGCGGCTTTAGTTATAATTATTGGGGTTGGTGTATCTGTTTTTACCTTCCAATCTCTTAATAATTTATCATCCAATCAATTAGACGCCCCGACCACACCTCAAATTGAAACCAGCCAGTACAGTGATAATGTATTTTCATTTAATTACCCAAAAACATGGGTTATAAATGATACTCAAAGTGATTCTACGGGGAATGCTGTTTATATACTTGATCCTCAATTTGCAGCTGATTCTAATGCCCTCAAAGCAACAGCAGTGGGTATTATTTATTTAAGTGAATCATCTGATGTAAATAAGGATAATCTTGTAAATGACCTCACCAGCGCAATCACAAATCGTGTTACAACTCAAAAAACCACTGTGACTGTGGATGGGGTATCAGCAACACAAAGTATTGTTGAAGGAGATAATTCTCAGGGCCATAAATCCCAATATAAAATTATAAATTGGGAAAAAGAAGACAAAATTTACATAATAGCTTGTTTAGCCCGAGGATCAGACCTTGGAAACACTTTGGATAGTCAGAAAGCCTATTTTGATGTTATTATAAATAGTTTCCAATCAAAATAA
- a CDS encoding DUF2207 domain-containing protein: protein MNKIRLTSLLLLFILVLASFPMIGFAADDDDRSFTIPKATFDLYVQENGNLRIKETLHYSFSGTYNGVYRDIPLKNGEKIENLDISTSGAYSDYQITNKTDMTSLKIFLYSDAQKTTPITNRDVVVTIEYDFINVIKIYNDIAELQFKVWGEEWEVDVGELTTNVHLKSQEGVKYWLNPPYYVLSDVWDDSVLKVVTKSISPGNYFEVRMAIPKDQFANPVFAKQLNENGMAIIEKIQQDYKDQINFYSILYMVLAVIMLLSIVIPIIIYFKYGREPKTTYRGEYERELPTKDSPAVVNAISGKGFGKSVGNPNMDGFQATIMDLINRGFLGVYTEKKGRKKQVNLEIKQKSFEELYSFEKHVITFLRRFAVDNIINMDYLKKELKKQDKAKSFKSSYDAWEGDLNNLFLNKKTDKFFIKTGDTYIKTYGVLAIILAGIVFFFTVFNPLPASIYAFLASIVLGVAGIISIILPEKVGGRWTQEGIDYDAKWQAFKKYIQDFSLIKEYPPESVAVWNKYLVYATALGVADKVRKSMEISLPDDQLDRSDLYLFHYYGGYALLSSSLSTGMTTVNQGDGGSGGVGGVGGGSGGGGGGAF from the coding sequence ATGAATAAAATTAGGTTAACATCGTTATTATTACTGTTTATATTAGTGCTGGCGTCATTTCCAATGATCGGCTTTGCTGCCGATGATGATGACAGAAGTTTCACTATTCCTAAGGCCACATTTGATCTTTATGTGCAGGAAAATGGGAATTTAAGGATTAAAGAAACATTACACTATTCTTTTTCTGGAACTTATAATGGTGTTTATAGGGATATACCTCTAAAGAATGGAGAAAAAATAGAAAATTTGGATATATCTACTTCTGGAGCTTATTCTGATTATCAAATAACAAATAAAACTGATATGACTTCGTTAAAGATTTTTCTTTACTCAGATGCTCAAAAAACCACTCCTATAACTAATAGGGATGTCGTGGTGACAATTGAATATGATTTTATAAACGTCATCAAAATTTACAATGACATTGCAGAATTACAGTTTAAAGTATGGGGTGAAGAGTGGGAAGTGGATGTAGGAGAATTAACAACTAATGTTCATCTCAAATCCCAGGAAGGGGTTAAGTATTGGTTGAACCCCCCTTACTATGTTTTAAGTGATGTTTGGGATGATTCTGTTTTGAAGGTAGTTACTAAGTCTATTTCCCCTGGAAATTATTTTGAGGTCAGAATGGCTATACCTAAAGATCAATTTGCAAACCCTGTCTTTGCAAAGCAATTAAATGAAAATGGAATGGCCATTATAGAAAAAATTCAGCAGGACTACAAAGATCAGATAAATTTTTACAGTATTCTTTACATGGTACTGGCAGTTATAATGCTTTTAAGCATAGTCATCCCAATTATAATCTACTTTAAATATGGAAGGGAACCTAAAACTACTTACCGTGGTGAATACGAACGCGAACTACCTACTAAAGATTCTCCTGCAGTGGTCAATGCAATCTCTGGAAAAGGATTTGGGAAAAGCGTTGGAAATCCTAATATGGACGGTTTCCAAGCAACCATTATGGATCTTATTAACCGTGGATTTTTGGGAGTATATACAGAAAAAAAAGGTCGAAAAAAGCAGGTTAATCTAGAAATAAAACAGAAAAGTTTTGAAGAACTTTATTCATTTGAAAAGCATGTTATCACTTTTTTAAGAAGATTTGCAGTTGATAATATCATTAATATGGATTATCTTAAAAAGGAGCTTAAAAAACAAGATAAAGCTAAATCTTTCAAATCTTCTTATGATGCTTGGGAAGGAGATTTAAATAATTTATTTTTAAACAAAAAAACTGATAAATTTTTCATAAAAACGGGAGATACTTATATAAAAACTTATGGTGTTCTGGCTATAATATTAGCCGGGATAGTATTCTTTTTTACTGTATTCAATCCTCTCCCTGCATCAATATATGCATTTTTAGCTTCTATAGTTCTTGGAGTAGCAGGAATAATTTCTATCATTCTACCAGAAAAGGTGGGTGGACGATGGACTCAAGAAGGGATTGATTATGATGCTAAATGGCAGGCTTTCAAAAAATATATTCAGGATTTCTCTTTAATTAAAGAATATCCTCCAGAATCAGTTGCGGTATGGAATAAATATTTGGTTTATGCTACTGCACTGGGGGTGGCGGATAAGGTTCGAAAATCCATGGAAATATCATTACCTGACGACCAGCTGGACCGGAGTGATTTATATTTATTCCATTACTATGGTGGTTATGCTTTACTTTCCTCAAGTCTCTCTACAGGTATGACTACTGTTAATCAAGGTGATGGTGGTTCTGGGGGAGTAGGAGGAGTAGGTGGAGGATCCGGTGGAGGGGGTGGAGGTGCATTTTAA
- a CDS encoding LemA family protein, with protein MWLYVVIAIIILLVIGVVIGLYNSLVNLRNRVKNSWSQIDVQLNRRADLIPNLLETVKGYAKHEKGVFEEVTRARSAVIGAQTVKESQESNNMLTGALKSLFAVAENYPDLKANQNFLELQGQLAETENKIAYSRQFYNDTVLMYNNKCQMFPSNIIASTFHFEEAEFFEIEESVKNVPKVEF; from the coding sequence ATGTGGTTATATGTTGTAATTGCGATAATTATACTCCTTGTGATTGGAGTGGTAATAGGGCTTTATAATAGTTTGGTGAATCTTCGAAACCGTGTTAAGAATTCATGGTCTCAGATAGATGTTCAACTAAATAGGAGGGCTGATTTGATACCTAACTTGCTTGAAACAGTAAAGGGTTATGCTAAGCATGAGAAGGGTGTTTTTGAAGAGGTTACTCGCGCACGATCTGCGGTTATAGGTGCTCAAACTGTAAAAGAAAGTCAAGAATCTAATAATATGTTAACTGGAGCTTTGAAATCTCTTTTTGCTGTTGCAGAAAACTATCCTGATCTTAAAGCTAATCAAAATTTTCTGGAATTGCAGGGACAGCTTGCGGAAACCGAAAATAAAATTGCCTATTCCCGACAGTTCTACAATGACACGGTTTTAATGTACAATAATAAGTGTCAGATGTTTCCAAGTAATATCATTGCTAGTACTTTCCATTTTGAAGAAGCAGAATTCTTTGAAATTGAAGAATCAGTCAAAAACGTGCCTAAAGTAGAATTTTAG